Within Gaiella occulta, the genomic segment CCGGAACGAGCGCAGCGTGTTCTCGGGCGCGAGCGCCGCCGCGCCACGGTGGCCGATGCGGAGAACCCGCCCGTCCTCGCGCCTGCCAAGCGCGATCATGCGCGCCGGGCCGAGCGCGGCCGCCGGCGCCGTAGCCGCGCGAGCCACCACCAGGAGACGCCCGCCACGACGAGCGCCTGCCCGACGGTGAGGGCCGCGGCGAGCTGCGCCGTGTGCTGCCAGAACAGCTCGGGATAGAGCCGCAGCAGCGTGTCGCTGTACGAGAACCGCCACGTGTCGCCCGTGAAGAAGATCTCGTGGAAGCGCAGGAAGAAGCCGTCGAAGCCGAGCACGATCACGGGCACGGCGAGGAGCGCCACGAGCAGCGTGGCGAGCGCGCCGGCGAGCAGGCCACGCGGCACGACGGCGCGCGCCGTACGCGAGCGGCCGAGAGCGGCCGCCAGCACGACCAGCGCGGCGAGCACGGCGAGCTGCGCCCGCAGCGCCGCCGTGAACAGCCTGC encodes:
- a CDS encoding TIGR01906 family membrane protein; translated protein: MLLALTVAIAVAVPPVLVVNGFRVLAHDWFVRFEYGRGGFPPDRYGLDTEQRTALALTGLRSIQPRSEGVELLRRAVLPDGSAAFGEREVRHMADVRRLFTAALRAQLAVLAALVVLAAALGRSRTARAVVPRGLLAGALATLLVALLAVPVIVLGFDGFFLRFHEIFFTGDTWRFSYSDTLLRLYPELFWQHTAQLAAALTVGQALVVAGVSWWWLARLRRRRPRSARRA